Proteins co-encoded in one Bacillus sp. FSL H8-0547 genomic window:
- the ftsW gene encoding putative lipid II flippase FtsW gives MFIRILKSYDYSLIAAVFALSAFGLVMVYSSSMITSILRYEVTSSYFFQKQSLSLLIGIAAFIVIALLPYKLFLQKRIIKLLFYGTIGSLLVVFVFGHTAGNAQSWIKLGGMAIQPAEFAKMWVIIYLSALLAKKQRYMDDFGHAILPPVIFVVIVFVLILIQPDFGTALILLLNAFIVLLCSGMTLRSFIRLFVFSIAAAGLGLLLLFVSDKLADVFSPERISRFTGFMDPFENMADSGYQLVSSYFAISSGGVAGLGLGNSIQKYGYLPESHTDFIMAVISEELGITGVLIVIGLLAFIVLKGFFISRSCKDPFGSLLAIGISSMIGIQSVINLGAVAGLLPITGVTLPFVSYGGSSLILLCIAAGMLVNISMMNTFKETYQKENKAAA, from the coding sequence ATGTTCATCAGAATTTTAAAATCCTACGATTATTCTTTGATTGCCGCTGTATTTGCTCTGAGTGCTTTCGGCCTTGTCATGGTATACAGCTCAAGTATGATTACATCCATCCTGCGGTACGAGGTAACGAGCAGCTATTTCTTTCAAAAGCAGAGTCTGTCCCTTTTGATCGGAATAGCGGCGTTTATTGTCATTGCACTCTTGCCATATAAGCTGTTTCTTCAGAAAAGGATCATCAAACTTTTATTTTATGGGACCATCGGGTCTTTGCTCGTTGTTTTTGTTTTCGGCCATACGGCCGGCAATGCCCAGAGCTGGATCAAGCTTGGAGGAATGGCCATTCAGCCTGCTGAATTTGCCAAGATGTGGGTCATCATTTACCTGTCAGCCCTGCTTGCTAAAAAACAGCGGTACATGGATGATTTCGGTCATGCCATTCTGCCTCCCGTCATTTTTGTCGTAATTGTATTTGTGCTTATCCTGATTCAGCCTGATTTCGGGACGGCTCTGATCCTTCTGCTGAACGCATTCATTGTTCTTCTGTGCTCGGGAATGACGCTTAGGAGTTTTATAAGACTATTTGTATTTTCCATTGCGGCTGCAGGTCTCGGCCTTTTGCTTTTATTTGTGTCGGATAAACTGGCAGACGTGTTTTCACCCGAGAGGATCTCAAGGTTTACTGGGTTTATGGATCCTTTTGAAAATATGGCCGATTCCGGCTATCAGCTTGTCAGCTCCTATTTTGCCATCAGCAGCGGAGGTGTTGCGGGGCTTGGTCTAGGAAACAGCATTCAAAAATACGGGTATCTCCCAGAAAGCCATACTGACTTCATCATGGCGGTCATCAGTGAAGAGTTAGGGATAACAGGGGTCCTGATCGTTATTGGACTTCTTGCTTTTATTGTTTTAAAAGGATTTTTCATAAGCAGATCGTGCAAAGATCCATTCGGTTCGCTGCTTGCCATCGGCATTTCTTCTATGATTGGCATTCAGTCTGTCATTAACCTCGGTGCCGTTGCAGGGCTTCTGCCGATAACCGGCGTGACTCTGCCTTTTGTCAGCTATGGGGGTTCATCCCTTATTCTGCTTTGCATAGCTGCCGGAATGCTTGTGAATATTTCCATGATGAATACATTTAAGGAGACGTACCAAAAAGAGAATAAAGCGGCAGCTTAA
- a CDS encoding AraC family transcriptional regulator: MPSWIESIQNAINYMEDHMLEELAIEDIAAAANASVFHFQRTFAILTDSTVGEYIRRRRLTFAAHDLAHGSAKVIDLALKYGYDTPESFAKAFRRQHKISPSEAKKASCRFTSYSRLVIQVSLKGADPMKYRVEERESFPVIGVKRSFSCVNGENLIGIPQLWKDIHENGTNDRLLALNNGGVKGIMGICEPGPDSMMTYWAACSYSGETPEGLASAAVPASKWVIFEVRGAMPGAMQEAWKKIYSEWFPASGYEHAGTPDLEVYTEGDAYSSDYYSEIWIPVKK, encoded by the coding sequence ATGCCATCATGGATAGAGTCGATTCAAAACGCGATTAATTACATGGAAGACCATATGCTTGAAGAGCTTGCCATTGAAGATATTGCGGCTGCCGCCAATGCGTCAGTCTTTCATTTTCAGCGGACGTTTGCCATTTTGACAGATTCAACAGTCGGCGAGTATATTCGGAGGAGAAGGCTGACTTTCGCAGCGCATGACCTTGCGCATGGCAGCGCAAAAGTCATTGATCTTGCTTTGAAATATGGCTATGACACTCCTGAATCGTTTGCGAAGGCTTTCAGAAGACAGCACAAAATTTCTCCGAGCGAAGCTAAAAAAGCCTCATGCCGTTTTACAAGCTACAGCCGCCTGGTGATTCAGGTGAGTTTGAAAGGAGCAGATCCGATGAAGTACAGAGTGGAAGAAAGAGAGAGTTTTCCTGTGATTGGAGTAAAGAGAAGCTTTTCCTGTGTAAATGGGGAGAATCTGATCGGGATTCCGCAATTGTGGAAAGACATTCATGAGAACGGAACGAATGACAGGCTGCTTGCGCTGAATAACGGCGGTGTGAAAGGAATCATGGGAATATGTGAACCGGGTCCTGACAGTATGATGACGTATTGGGCGGCGTGCAGCTACAGCGGCGAAACGCCGGAAGGACTCGCTTCAGCGGCCGTCCCTGCTTCAAAATGGGTGATCTTTGAAGTAAGAGGCGCGATGCCAGGTGCGATGCAGGAGGCGTGGAAAAAAATCTATTCAGAGTGGTTTCCGGCTAGCGGGTATGAACATGCAGGAACCCCGGATCTTGAAGTTTATACCGAAGGTGATGCATACAGCAGCGACTATTATTCAGAAATTTGGATACCGGTTAAAAAATAA
- a CDS encoding DoxX-like family protein yields MKNKPVYVEIPIEADMNKLWDATQSPDLHARWDLRFSSITYLPKKEESEPQHFKYKTNIGFGMSIEGFGKSAGEFHAGDGSRTSSLHFGTDQKRSLIREGRGYWKYKPNQENITFLTQYDYDVRFGKAGTFFDKMLFRPMIGWATALSFDVLRRWLVKGEAPESQYLRFFSVWVISFLFFFVWTYHGAVPKLFFQHPEEIGMAEKLLEMPFKEAARLTAGIGIAEILFGCLWLFPLKKRWLFGIQLLAFPMLALSAALADPGVLTHPFTPITFNAALFVLSGIGFFQSRDVPSAKSCNRKR; encoded by the coding sequence ATGAAAAACAAGCCGGTCTATGTGGAAATTCCTATAGAAGCGGATATGAATAAACTATGGGACGCCACGCAGTCTCCCGACTTGCATGCACGATGGGATCTCCGGTTTTCCTCTATTACATATCTTCCTAAAAAAGAAGAAAGCGAGCCCCAGCATTTCAAGTACAAAACCAATATTGGTTTTGGCATGAGCATAGAAGGATTCGGAAAAAGCGCCGGGGAATTTCACGCCGGAGACGGGTCGAGAACCTCCTCCCTGCATTTTGGAACGGATCAGAAACGGTCTTTGATCAGGGAAGGTAGAGGTTATTGGAAATACAAGCCAAATCAAGAAAACATCACATTTTTGACCCAATATGACTATGATGTCAGATTTGGCAAAGCCGGAACTTTTTTTGACAAAATGTTGTTCAGACCGATGATCGGCTGGGCAACCGCATTAAGCTTTGATGTGTTAAGAAGGTGGCTGGTAAAAGGGGAGGCTCCTGAGAGCCAGTACCTCCGTTTTTTCAGCGTCTGGGTGATTTCGTTCCTTTTCTTCTTTGTCTGGACATACCACGGGGCTGTCCCAAAGCTGTTCTTCCAGCACCCTGAAGAAATCGGAATGGCTGAAAAGCTGCTGGAGATGCCATTTAAGGAAGCAGCCCGGTTAACTGCAGGTATTGGAATCGCTGAAATCTTATTTGGATGCCTGTGGCTGTTCCCGCTTAAAAAGAGATGGCTGTTCGGGATCCAGCTTCTTGCTTTCCCGATGCTTGCTCTGTCTGCCGCTCTAGCAGACCCGGGTGTCCTTACTCATCCTTTTACACCAATTACATTTAATGCAGCGCTTTTTGTCCTGTCGGGAATCGGCTTTTTTCAAAGCAGAGACGTGCCTTCAGCAAAGAGCTGCAATCGAAAAAGATAA
- a CDS encoding DUF4166 domain-containing protein has protein sequence MAIYQQVLGEDYHRLHPALKQRYQFPFRGSGMMHQITGGPKWLYPLFLGGVAYKLLFPEKGENIPFTIVNSMRTGTGGEQQVHWERVFYFPGKKRWFNALMSLDGERNVIKDYLGEPGLFYSDLTFHVTDCGNLRIESGNQRLVIGKLEIPLPKILQGLASVTESFDETKGIFTIRVEVTNPLIGPVFSYEGEFVSDERL, from the coding sequence ATGGCCATTTATCAGCAAGTATTAGGAGAAGACTATCACCGTCTGCACCCTGCTCTAAAGCAAAGATATCAGTTTCCGTTCAGGGGGAGCGGGATGATGCATCAAATAACAGGGGGCCCGAAATGGCTGTATCCGCTCTTCTTAGGCGGAGTCGCATACAAGCTTCTTTTTCCTGAAAAAGGAGAGAACATTCCGTTTACGATTGTGAATTCTATGAGAACCGGCACGGGCGGTGAACAGCAGGTTCATTGGGAGAGAGTGTTTTATTTCCCAGGCAAAAAGAGGTGGTTTAACGCTTTGATGAGCCTGGACGGTGAACGGAACGTCATCAAAGATTACTTGGGCGAACCGGGCCTGTTTTACTCTGATTTAACGTTTCATGTTACGGACTGCGGAAACCTCAGGATTGAGTCCGGAAATCAAAGGCTTGTCATCGGAAAGCTTGAGATACCCCTGCCTAAGATCCTGCAGGGTCTGGCATCTGTTACTGAATCGTTCGATGAAACGAAAGGGATCTTTACCATCCGGGTAGAAGTGACAAATCCGCTGATCGGTCCTGTATTTTCCTATGAAGGAGAGTTTGTTTCTGATGAACGTTTATAA
- a CDS encoding STAS domain-containing protein, which translates to MVIFFKANWHKWFEILTETYYPYKKNIVLERRTMQTKNNLQETLKKINEKVIDEKQTLINAIKKERTIQYPNSIQSNTAELAEWRNKLIDVYAEALTLPKENAVGLINNWGRETANLLVMIQFPLDLAVEEIRFYRDLIGEMIKDQASADNLSLDEFYLLLSAFDYVVDHAIHLISVFYMKSYSANIDSAKSAVDELSVPIVNVSEKTGVLPLIGDLDTQRAQVLMDVALTKSAECGYEYLIIDLSGVPVIDTMVANQIFKVLDALSLLGVDTKLSGIRPEIAQTMTSLGLDFKGTESYSSLHLALKSIGFEQVD; encoded by the coding sequence ATGGTAATATTTTTTAAAGCCAATTGGCATAAATGGTTTGAGATTCTTACTGAAACGTACTATCCTTATAAAAAGAACATTGTTTTGGAAAGGAGAACCATGCAAACGAAAAACAATTTACAAGAGACCCTTAAAAAAATAAATGAAAAAGTTATAGATGAAAAACAAACCTTAATAAATGCCATTAAAAAAGAAAGAACGATCCAATACCCAAACAGCATTCAATCGAATACTGCTGAACTGGCGGAGTGGAGAAACAAGCTGATTGATGTTTATGCAGAAGCGTTAACACTTCCAAAAGAGAATGCGGTTGGTCTGATTAATAATTGGGGAAGAGAGACGGCTAATCTTCTGGTTATGATTCAGTTTCCCCTTGATCTTGCTGTTGAGGAAATCAGATTCTACAGAGATCTTATCGGAGAAATGATCAAGGATCAGGCTTCTGCAGACAATCTATCTTTAGATGAGTTTTATTTGCTGCTTTCAGCGTTTGATTACGTAGTGGACCACGCTATTCATTTAATCAGCGTCTTTTACATGAAAAGCTATTCAGCCAACATTGATTCGGCCAAAAGTGCGGTAGATGAATTATCTGTGCCGATTGTGAATGTTTCTGAAAAAACAGGCGTTCTTCCGCTGATAGGAGATCTTGATACACAGCGTGCCCAGGTGTTAATGGACGTTGCTTTAACAAAGAGCGCTGAGTGCGGCTATGAATATTTGATCATTGATTTATCAGGTGTTCCGGTTATCGATACAATGGTTGCCAATCAAATCTTCAAAGTGCTCGATGCCCTCTCACTTCTTGGTGTTGATACAAAACTCAGCGGGATCCGCCCTGAGATTGCCCAGACGATGACTAGCCTGGGACTTGATTTCAAAGGAACAGAATCGTATTCAAGCCTCCATCTTGCGCTGAAATCAATTGGTTTTGAGCAGGTTGACTGA
- a CDS encoding DedA family protein: protein MENWITDFMEQYGYFGIFLMIALENIFPPIPSEVVLPFGGFMTTNSDLTIPGVILAATAGSVVGAVILFWIGLQLDVERLEKIIDKWGHILRVKKKDVHRADAWFDKYGIWTVFFCRMVPLLRSLISIPAGMSNMNFVKFLIFTTAGTLIWNIALVLLGASLGEAWPKINEYVGVYSSVIYAVLGVAAVAVIIWFVRKRMTNRTS from the coding sequence TTGGAAAACTGGATTACAGATTTTATGGAGCAGTACGGATATTTTGGCATATTTTTGATGATTGCACTTGAAAATATTTTCCCTCCCATTCCTTCTGAGGTTGTTTTGCCTTTTGGAGGATTTATGACAACCAATTCGGATTTGACGATTCCGGGTGTCATCCTTGCTGCCACAGCAGGATCTGTGGTCGGTGCGGTCATCCTGTTCTGGATCGGCCTTCAGCTTGACGTTGAGCGCCTTGAAAAAATCATCGACAAGTGGGGGCATATTCTTCGGGTAAAGAAAAAAGATGTGCACCGGGCTGATGCCTGGTTTGACAAATACGGGATTTGGACCGTCTTTTTCTGCCGGATGGTTCCGCTGCTCCGAAGCCTTATTTCTATTCCGGCCGGGATGTCCAATATGAATTTTGTAAAGTTCCTGATTTTCACGACTGCCGGAACCCTGATCTGGAACATAGCCCTTGTGCTGCTTGGAGCTTCCCTAGGCGAAGCATGGCCGAAGATTAATGAGTACGTAGGTGTTTATTCATCCGTAATCTACGCTGTGCTCGGAGTCGCAGCTGTTGCGGTAATCATTTGGTTTGTGCGCAAAAGAATGACAAATCGGACGAGTTAA
- a CDS encoding long-chain-fatty-acid--CoA ligase, protein MKVPLLLTDFLDRAVKLYGEKTAIIDDGKEFTYAQVGERVNRLSRGLADLGVQKGDRVAYLAPNSSEMYEGFYGVLQLGAVMVPLNTRLIPDDYVYILNHSETKVLFVDQELYAQIEPVRDQLKTVKSILVHGLETGNDDTFAYEEWLSYYESSDIGRPEMDEEDLATLLYTSGTTGKPKGVMLTHRSNYLHALTSMHHLRVSDRDVLLHVLPMFHVNGWGSPFYYTANGAVQVCLRKVQPADIFKKINAYGVTVMHMAPTVLNSLLQYADAHGYEKPRQEMRIVVAGSAPPPAFVKRVEEEMQWEFIQVYGMTEASPLITTSIIRDTQKHLEPEAKYRLKAKAGYSFIGSDVRVFTETGEEVQHNGRVIGEVAVRGNGVMEGYWNNPEGTAEVIRDGWYFTGDMAVVDEEGNIEIADRKKDIIISGGENISSIEVEGVLYDHPAVQEAAVISVPHEKWGETPLAIVVIKEGLLTSEEELIAFSRSKLAHFKAPTRVIFADELPKTASGKIQKVHLRKEFWREKEKFVN, encoded by the coding sequence ATGAAGGTGCCTTTGCTGCTGACAGATTTTTTGGATCGGGCTGTAAAGCTATATGGGGAGAAGACAGCCATCATTGATGATGGGAAAGAATTTACATATGCACAGGTTGGAGAAAGGGTAAACCGGCTTTCACGGGGACTTGCAGATTTAGGGGTGCAAAAAGGGGACCGTGTGGCGTATCTTGCGCCGAATTCATCTGAGATGTATGAGGGTTTTTATGGAGTCCTTCAGCTTGGGGCTGTGATGGTGCCTCTGAATACACGGCTGATTCCGGATGATTATGTGTACATTTTAAATCACAGTGAAACAAAAGTATTATTTGTTGATCAAGAATTATATGCTCAAATAGAGCCGGTGCGGGACCAATTGAAAACGGTTAAATCCATTCTTGTCCACGGGCTTGAAACGGGGAATGACGATACGTTTGCTTATGAGGAATGGCTCAGTTACTACGAAAGCAGTGATATCGGCCGTCCGGAAATGGATGAAGAGGACCTCGCCACTCTTTTATATACAAGCGGAACGACCGGCAAACCTAAAGGTGTCATGCTGACTCACCGCAGTAATTACCTGCATGCGCTGACCTCTATGCATCATCTAAGAGTATCTGACAGAGATGTGCTGCTGCACGTGCTCCCGATGTTTCATGTAAACGGGTGGGGATCTCCTTTTTACTACACGGCAAATGGGGCAGTACAGGTTTGCCTGCGGAAAGTACAGCCTGCAGACATCTTTAAAAAGATCAATGCCTATGGTGTAACGGTCATGCATATGGCACCGACGGTCTTAAACAGTCTTTTGCAATATGCAGATGCCCATGGCTATGAAAAACCGCGGCAGGAAATGAGAATTGTTGTCGCAGGCTCTGCCCCTCCTCCTGCTTTTGTCAAAAGAGTGGAAGAAGAGATGCAGTGGGAATTTATCCAGGTGTATGGCATGACTGAGGCTTCCCCTCTCATTACGACGTCCATCATCCGGGATACTCAAAAGCACTTGGAGCCTGAAGCAAAATACCGTTTAAAAGCAAAAGCAGGCTATTCGTTTATAGGCAGTGACGTGCGTGTTTTCACCGAAACCGGTGAAGAAGTGCAGCACAATGGCCGCGTGATCGGGGAAGTGGCAGTCCGCGGAAACGGCGTTATGGAAGGGTACTGGAACAACCCGGAAGGAACGGCGGAAGTCATCCGGGACGGCTGGTATTTTACAGGGGATATGGCAGTGGTTGATGAAGAAGGAAATATTGAAATTGCCGACAGGAAAAAAGATATTATTATAAGCGGAGGCGAAAACATTTCGTCGATTGAAGTTGAAGGAGTCTTATATGATCATCCTGCAGTGCAGGAAGCTGCCGTTATCTCCGTGCCTCACGAAAAGTGGGGAGAAACGCCGCTTGCCATCGTCGTCATTAAAGAAGGGCTTCTCACAAGTGAAGAAGAACTGATTGCCTTCTCACGCAGCAAACTGGCTCACTTCAAGGCTCCTACAAGAGTCATATTTGCAGACGAGCTGCCTAAAACCGCCTCAGGAAAAATTCAAAAAGTGCATCTGAGGAAGGAATTTTGGAGAGAAAAAGAGAAATTTGTCAATTGA
- a CDS encoding histidine phosphatase family protein — MTQIGIIRHGRTAWNVERRAQGSSDIPLDENGMEEAQKLADRLGEEEWDLIYASPLKRARQTAECVSVKLGDLPIIFDDRLVEVNGGLIEGTTEAERLEKWGEGWRGLDLGIEKTDAVIKRGKEFLEDLLNEHPDKNILIVSHGLFIAHFLKQLVPQFEMKEALNNTSVSTLIKGEMGWSCELYNCTKHL, encoded by the coding sequence ATGACACAAATAGGAATTATACGCCACGGGAGAACCGCTTGGAATGTTGAAAGAAGAGCTCAGGGCAGCTCAGATATTCCGCTTGATGAAAATGGCATGGAAGAAGCGCAGAAGCTTGCAGACAGACTGGGTGAAGAAGAATGGGATCTGATCTATGCAAGCCCGCTGAAAAGAGCAAGGCAGACAGCAGAATGTGTCTCAGTAAAGCTTGGGGATCTGCCGATTATATTTGATGATCGTTTAGTTGAAGTAAATGGGGGACTCATTGAAGGAACGACCGAAGCTGAACGTCTGGAAAAGTGGGGAGAGGGATGGCGCGGTCTTGATCTTGGCATTGAAAAGACCGATGCTGTCATAAAAAGAGGCAAAGAGTTTTTGGAAGACCTGCTGAATGAACACCCTGATAAGAACATTCTGATCGTCAGTCACGGCCTCTTCATAGCCCACTTTCTTAAACAGCTCGTCCCTCAGTTTGAGATGAAGGAAGCTCTGAATAATACCTCTGTTTCTACCCTGATTAAAGGGGAAATGGGCTGGTCCTGTGAGCTGTACAACTGCACGAAGCACCTTTAA